Within Amycolatopsis sp. cg5, the genomic segment GGCCGCGGTGGCCAGGTCGTCGAACTGGACGTGGTCGAGCTCGTCCGGCGACGCGGTCAGGATGTAGCCGGACGCGCGGCTCTGGATCCGTTCGGCGAGGTCGGCGTCGCAGTCGGCGAGCCGCCTGCGCAGTGAATGCACATAGGTGCGGATGTTCGCGGCCGCCGACCGTGGCGCGGCGTCCGGCCAGAGAACGTCGACCAGTGAATCGGTCGAGACCACGACTCCCGGTTGCAACAGGAGCGCGGCCAGCAGCATTCGAGGTTTGGGGCCGCCGAGCGGGATGGCCTGCCCGCCGACTGCCACTTCCAGTGGTCCCAAAATACGAAAGGAAATCTGTTTCACGCAAACCGCCCCAGCGATCCGTTAGGGCGAGCCCCAGCTTGCCCTATAACTGCGGATGGTAAGACTTTTTCCATCAAGTCCGCTAGATCCATTTGGCCGCCGTGCTGGTTCTCGCCCAGTGAAGACGGTCACCTCTTTGTATGGAACGTGTACGCGACCTGGCCATTCTTCGTCCCCATGACAACTTCAGCTTCTCGGCGGCTTCGCGGAATCGCCGCGGTGACCGTGAGCGTTGTGGCGCTGCTGGTCTCTGGTGTCGTCTCCGCGGACGCCGCCGTCACGGCCGCCACCGGGACGGTCAAGACGGCGGGCGACCCGCTCAACGTCCGCCGCGCGCCGAGCACGAACGCCTCCGCGGTGCGCACCGTCGCCAACGGCGCCACGGTCTCCATTGACTGCCAGACCATCGGAACCTCGGTCGAAGGCCCGCTCGGCAAGACGACGCTCTGGGACTACGTGCCCGCGCTCGGCGGCTACATCTCCGACGGATACGTGTACACCGGATCCGACGAACGCATCGCGCCGGACTGCGGTGTCGGTTCGGGCTCAGCCGAATGCTCGTCCGGGACCTGCGCCGCAGAGGGTGTTTTCAAATCCGCCGGCGCCAAATTCGTCGTCTATGACAACGACGGGGACGGTAAATCCGGCGTTGTCGCGTACTGGCTGAAAGGCGGAGCCGGACCGTTCTACGCGTGGAACTCGGGTGGCACGGGAACGAGCAAGGAAACCGCGATAAACGTGCCCAAGGGCGGCTGGGTCTACTACAAGGTCTGCGTCGCGAACTATTCCGCTACGAATCCCGTGCTCGAAGCCTGCAGTGGCGGCATCACCGACTACGTCTCCTGAAATTTCTTTGAATTTTCACTCTCTTCTTTGAAAGGAAATCGGCCATGCGTCAGGTCAACCGGCGGTCGGTGCTGCTCGGCGGCGCGGCCGCGGTCAGCGCGGCAGGGCTCACCGCGACCTTGCCCTCGTGGGCGAGTGCCCGCACGACCGCGGCGGCTCCGGCCATCCACGACCCGTTCCAGCTGGGCGTGGCGTCGGGTGACCCGCTGCCGGACAGCGTCGTGCTGTGGACGCGGCTCGCGCCCGCCCCGCTCAACCCGGACGGCCTCGGCGGCATGCCGAACGCCTCGTACCCGGTCGACTGGGAGATGGCGAACGACGCCGCGTTCAGCTCGATCGCGCAGAAGGGCACGGTGACGGCCGTCCAGGCGTCCGCGCACAGCGTCCACGTCGAACCCGCCGGCCTGGAGCCGGGCCGCGAGTACTTCTACCGGTTCAAGGCGGCCGGGTACATCTCGCCGGTGGGCCGCACGCGGACCGCGCCCGCCGCCGGCGCCGTGGTCAACCAGCTGAAGTACGCGTTTTCGTCCTGCCAGCACTGGGAGGAGGGCTGGTACCACGCGTACAAGGGCATGGTCGCCGACAATCCCGAGCTGGTGCTGTTCCTCGGCGACTACATCTACGAGAAGAAGTCGGGCCGCAAGCTCGCCGCGCTCAACCCCCGGCACCTGGCCGTCCCTGACGACGCCACCACGCTCGCGCTCTACCGCGCGCGCCACGGTCAGCACAAGACCGACGCCGACCTGCAGGCCGCGCACGCGATGGCGCCGTGGCTGGTCGTGTTCGACGACCACGAGGTGATGAACAACTGGAACGGCACCACCTCGCCGGCGTCGGCGGACCGCAAGGCGGCCGGTTTCCAGGCGTTCTACGAGCACATGCCGATCCGCTCGACCGCCAAGCCGAGCGGCTCGACGATCAAGCTGTACCGCCAGTTCGTCTGGGGCAACCTCGCGCGGTTCCACCTGCTCGACACGCGCCAGTACCGCAACGCGCAGGTGCCTGACCCGGCCGACGGCAACCCGAGCTGCACGACCATGCGCGACCCGGCCAGGTCGATCCTCGGCACCGCGCAGGAGGCGTGGCTGCTCAAGCAGTTCGAGACGCACCCGTCGACCTGGGACATCCTCGGCCAGCAGGTGTTCTTCGCGACGCGTGACGGCGACGGCAGCAAGACGACCTGCGAGAGCCCCGACTCGTGGCAGGGCTACGAGGCCTCGCGCGACCGGATCGCCAAGGGCTGGGTCGACCGCAAGGTGGCGAACCCGATCGTGCTGACCGGCGACGTGCACCGGCACTGGGCCGCCGACCTGCGGCGCGACTACTTCAACCACAGCGACCCGATCATCGGCTCCGAGTTCGTCACCACCTCGGTCACCAGCAACTCCGACGACGCCAAGGACCCGTCGGCGGCGTGGCTGTCGAACAACCCGCACATCAAGTACTGCCGCGGCAAGCGCGGATACGTCCGGATGACCGCCACCCAGCAGCAGCTGCGCGGTGACTTCGTGACCGTGTCCGACACGACCGAGGGCGCGATCGGGAAGGTGACCATCGCGACCGACCGAAGCTACGTCGTCCAGGCTGGCAAAACCGGTCTGCAACAGGTGTAGATGTGCACCGGGTATAAAACGCAATTTGCAGATACGCTGTCTCGGTGAGTGATCGACCAGGACTGCGTGAGCGGAAGAAGCAGCGGACACGGGAGGCCATCTCCGCCGCGGCGATCTCGATGTTCCTCGACACCGGTTTCGACCAGGTGTCGGTGGCACAGGTCGCCGACGCGGCGGAGGTGTCCAAACGCACGCTCTTCGCGTACTTCCCGACCAAAGAGGACCTGGTGCTGCACCGGTTCGCCGACCACGAAACGGAAAGCGGCCAGGTGATCCGGCTGCGCGCGGCCCGGCAGTCCCCGCTGACCGCGCTGCGCGACCACTTCGTCGACGGGCTCGGCCGCCGTGACCCGATCACCGGTCTCAACGACGAACCCCAGGTGCTCGCGCTCTACAAGATGGTGCTCGAGACACCCGCGCTGGCCGCGCGGATGCTCCAGTTCAACGCCCGCTCGTTCGAAGCGGTCGCCTCGGCGCTCGCCGACACCACCGCCGTCACCCCGCTGGTCGCCAGGCTCGCCGCCGCGCAGATCGTCGGCGTCATCTGGACACTGGCGACCGACAACGCGACCGCGCTCGCGGGCGGAATGACCGCCGACGCCCGTTCGCCCGAAGCGTCCGCCGCGGCCGAAACGGGCTTCGCCATGTTGCGCGGCGGGGTGAAACTCGGGGCCTGAAATCCTTGTGGGGGCTGGTTTTCGCGTGCTTGACTGGGTTGACCGCCGTCCAGTCCTGAACGTTTTCTTCAGACAAGGCGGTCTGCAGTGAAACCCACAAGAAGCCGGTTCGCGCTCGTCACGCTCGCCGTGATGGGCCTGGTGGCCATGGGGATGGAAGTGGCGTCCGCCGCTCCCGGCGCGGTGTACAAGGTCACCGACTACGGCGCCAAAGCGGGCGACTCGACCAACGACGCCCCCGCCGCCGACAAGGCGATCGCGGCGGCGAACAAGGCGGGCGGCGGCATCGTCGAATTCCCGGTCGGCACCTACGTCATGGCGGGCACGGTCCACCTCAAGAGCGACGTGGTCATCAACGTGCCCGCAGGCACCACGATCACCGGCAGCGCGAGCGGCTACGACGCGCCCGAGTCCAACCCGTACGACAAGTACCAGGACTACGGGCACAGCCACTTCCACAACGCGATGTTCTACGGCGACAACCTGAAGAACATCGGCTTCACCGGCGGCGGCACCATCGACGGCGGCGGCCACCTCATCACCGGCAACCCGAAATCCGGCCAGGCGGACAAGATCCTGTCGATCACCCGCTGCGACGGCCTCACGCTGAGCGGCATCACGTTGAAGCGCGGCGGTCACTTCGCCGCGCTCATCAACGGCTGCACCAACGTGGTGTCGGACAAGCTGACGATCGCGACGTCCGGTGACCGGGACGGCTGGAACATCATCAGCACCACCAACGTCAAGATCACCAACGCCAAGATCGCGGCCAACGACGACGCGCTGGTGTTCAAGAGCGACTACGCGCTCGGCAAGAAACTGCCGAACGGCAACGTGACGGTCAACAACGCGGACCTGTCCGCGGTGTGCTGCAACGCTTTGATGTTCGGTTCGGAGACCTGCGGCGACTTCACCGGCTACAACTTCACCGACATCACGCTCAAGGGCGCGCACAAGTCCGGCATCGGCATCGTCTCGATGGACGGCTCCAAGATCTCCGACGTGCACTACAAGAACATCACCATCGCGGGTTCGTACTCGCCGATCACGATGAAGGTCGGCACACGCAAACGGTGCGGCAACAACCCGGGCATCGGCTCGATCAGCAACATCACCTTCGACAACATCACCAGCACGCACACCGGCACCAACTTCAGCCCGACAATCTGGGGCAACAGCGCCTCGAACCGCGTCAGCGACGTCACGTTCACCAACGTCAATCTGACCGTCCCCGGCGGCAACGGCACCATGTCCACCGGCGTCCCGAGCAACACGCCGACCGACTACAACCCGAAGAGCATCGGCACCCGGCCCGCCTTCGGCTGGTACCTGCACTACGCGTCCGACATCAAGTTCATCGACAGCTCGGTCAAGTTCGCCAAGAACGACGGCCGCCCGGCGGTCATCGTGAACAACAGCTCGAACGTGTCGTTCGACCACTTCACGGCCCAGCGCGGCTCGAACAGCCCGTCGGACCTGGACTTCCAGTCCGCCTCCGGCTACTGCGTGAAGGACAGCGCGAACACCACGGGCGGCGCGCTCCGCATCAAGACCGCGGACTCGTCGACCAACTGCTAAGGACTCGTGCGCGTTGCGGGCGGTTCTAACCGCCCGCAACGCTCACGACCCCAAGTGGTGCAACGCAAAGGCCCCGGTCGCGCGAGCGCGACCGGGGCCAGAAGCGGGCTGAAACCCTAGGCGGGCTTCATGTACTGCTCGTTCATGATGAGGAAGGCGCCGAGGCCGTGGAAGTCGTTGGTGTTGCGGGCGCGGCCGTAGTAGTAGGCCGTGTCGCCGACGTTGGTGCCTTCGCAGATGTCGGTGATGTTGGTGAGCCCGTCCGAGCCGACCTTCACCTTCTGCAGCACGCCGGCGTATCCCTTGTCCGACACCGCTTTGTACGACGCGTCCAGGTATCCGCGCTCGACGCCGCGGGAGATCATGAACGTGTACATCGACGACGCCGAGGTTTCGAGCCAGTTCTTCGAGTCGCTGCCGCGGTCGACGATCTGGTACCACCGGCCGGTCGCCGGGTCCTGGTACTTCTTGAAGCCGTCGGCGAGGAACTTGACGACCTCGAGGAGGCCGGCGCGCCGGGGGTGGCCAGCGGGCAGGATCTCGAGCAGGTCGATCGCGGTCATCGCGGTCCAGCCGATGGCGCGGGCCCAGTGGTACTTCGAGTGGTGGCCCGCTCCTGACGCCCACGACTCGGAGCCGTCCTCGTCGTAAGCGTGGTACAGCAAGCCCTTCGCGGGCTCCTTGAGGTGTGTGAAGTAGACGATGACGTTCTTGGCGGACTCTTCGTAGCAGTAGGTCGCGTCGTTGAACGTCTTGCCGTACAGCGCGAGGAACGGCTGTGCCATGTAGACACCGTCGGCCCACAACTGGCCGACCTTGCTGGTGGCGTGCCACATGCCGCCGTCGCTGGTGCGCTTGTAGCCGGGGAACTTCTTGCGCAGCTGGTCGGCCGCCGTCTTGTACTTCTGCTTGCCGGTCTCGGTGTAGAGCAGCGGCAGCATCTGGCAGGAGCGCATCGCGTCCAGGTTGGTGAAGCTGTTGGAGATGCCGTCCTCTTTGATGAACCGGTCGTACCAGGCGACGATGTAGTCGAGGTACTTCTTCTCGCCGGTCCGCTTGTGGAACAGGTACTGACCGTAAAGGTACAGACCACGCGTGTAGCCCCAGCCGCCGAGATTGGCGGGGGTGTAGCGCTTCATCGTGGAGTCGATGACCGCGCGTGACCAGTCGGACGGGGCCGCGTCCGTCCCGATGGGCGAGAGCACCTCGTCCGCCCATGCGGCCGTCCCGGGAAGCGCGAGCGCGCCAAAGGCGCCCATCGCCGTCGTGAGCATCGACCGGCGCGAGAGGCGTGGTTGATCTTCGGACATTCGTTGTCCTCCTGCTGCAAGGAAGGGCCGGGTGACGCGGCGCAGAATTTTCAAGGGTGGCCGGGATGCCGATCCGCCGTCCGTCGGCATCCCGACCAGTCCTTGGGGGCGAGCTGTGTCGCCCTGGTGCGAGTGACTCAGCTCGTGTGCGTCACTTGCATGAGATACGTCTACTCGGGTGAACGGTCGATCGTCAAGAAGAGATCAGATGTCTTGGGTCATATATCAGATATTTAACCCGTACGGCCGCATACTTTGGTACACCTGTGACAAGGTCGGCGCTCAGTGGTCTGACCTAAGTATTGACCCGCGGGCGCGCGTCGGGTACACCACCGGTTGATCAGACCAGTGGAGGTCGTGGATGTCAGGCAGACGTTCCATCCTGCGCAGGGCGGCCGTCGCGGTGACCGCGATGGTGACCGCCTGCGCGCTCGCCGGAGCCGCGCCCGCGGCCGCCGAGCTGCAGAACCCGCGCCAGCAATGGCTTCGTGACGGCCAAGCCGGGCTGTTCCTCCATTGGGGAATGCGCACGTCGCCGGGCTACACGAGTTGCACGGCCTGGGAGAAAGCGGTTACCGACGGTGGCTGGTCGCCCACGTATTGGGTCAACGAAGCCAAGAAGTTGCATGCGCAGTACATCGTTTTGGCTTCGTTCCACAGCAAAATGGGCTACTCGAAGGCATGGCCGTCGAGCATCCCCGGCAGTTGTGCCACTAAGCGGGACTTCCTCGGCGAGCTGATCGCGGCGGCGAAGCCGCAGGGTCTCAAGGTCATCAACTACATGACCGACGACCCGCAGTGGCACGCCGAGGGCGGCCACGAGTGGCTCGACTCCGCGGCGTATTCGAAGTACAAGGGCAAAACCGTCGATCTGACCACTCGGGACGGTTTCGGGCAGTACAGCTACGACAGCTTCCTCGAGGTCATGCAGCGGTATCCGGACCTCGGCGGCTTCTGGATCGACAACGACAACGCGTACTGGGAGACGCACGGACTGTACGAGAAGATCCGTGCGGACCGGCCGAACTACCTGCTCAGCAACAACAACGAAGACACGCCGATCATGGACACGATCAGCAACGAGCAGAAGACCGGCATGACGCCGTCCTACGACTATCCACAAGCGACTTACACGGCTCAGCCGCGCCTCACCGAGGCCTGCTTCAAGCTGCCGACCGGCGGCGCATGGTGGTACAGCGGCACGGACTCCACTGTGGACTACAAGCTCACGCTGGGCCGGTTCGTCACGAACTCGGGCTCCTCGATCAAGTCGCTGATGGCCGAGACCGCGATGGTGAACGGCAAGTTCCCGGCCAAGCAGGAAGCCTTCAACAATTTCGCCAATGGCTACCTCAAGGACATCTGGGAGTCGATCGGCGGCACCGAGGGCGGCGGCTACTCGAGCGGCGGCCTCAAGCCCGGCTTCTGGAACGACGGTGCCCACGGAGTCACCACGATCAGCCGGTCCACTGAGGACGATCAGTACATCCACGTGCTGACCAAGCCGTCGACGAGCACGCTCAAGGTGCGCGACAACGGCTACCGCGTCAAGAAGGTCACCAACCTGCGCACGGGTGAGGCGATCGCCTTCAGTCAGGGCGGCGGCAGTCTCACGCTGACCGGACTGTCCGGTTGGGACCCGTACGACACCGTCTTCAAGGTCGAGACCGCGGGCCGCGCCGGTGTCTACGACCCCGCCACGGTGACCGAGAAGGCCAACGGGAAGGCCGCGGCGGCGATCGGCGACGGCAGCTATCTGTCCTATTGGGACAACGGCAAGACACTGCCGGTCAATGTGGACTTCGACCTCGGCTCCGCGAAGAAGATCCAGTACGTCGGGCTCAACCAGCGCGAGGACTCGGTCAGCTACGCGAAGTCCGACACCGAGCAGTCCGCGCGGATCAAGGACTACAAGGTCTACGTGTCCGGCGACGGCCAGAACTGGGGGAGCGCGGTCAAGACCGGCCAGCTCGCCAGCCACCGCGGCGTCGCCTTCATCGACCTGACGAGCGTGACCAGCCGCTATGTGCGTGTCCAGGTGACGAGCACGTGGTCGGCGTCGAGCGACACCAAGCACTACAAGAAACTGGGGATCGACGAAGCCTGGATCGGCTCGTCCTACGCGACGGCGGCATCATGAAACTCGTACGGAGATTGGCCGTCCTCGCGGCGGCCATGACGACGCTGCTCGGCGTCGTCACCACCACCCAGCAGGCCTCGGCCGAGCTGTTCAACCCGCGTCAGGACTGGCTGCGTGACGCCTCGGGCGGGCTGTTCCTGCACTGGGGCATGCGCACCGCGCCGGGCTTCCGCGACGGCGCGTCGTGGGAGAAGGCGATCACCGACGGTGGCTGGAAGGCGGACTACTGGGTCGACGAGGCGCAGAAGCTCAACGCCAAGTACCTGGTGCTCGCCTCGTTCCACAGCAGGCTCGGCTACGGCCGCGCGTGGCCGTCGAAGATCCCCGGCAGCGCGCACACCGAGCGCGACTTCCTGCGCGAGACGATCGACGCGGCCAAGGCCAAGGGCCTGCACGTCATCCTCTACATGACCGACGACCCCCAGTGGCACGCCGAAGGCGGCTGGGAGCAGCTCGACTCGGCCGCGTACTCGGCGTACAAGGGCAAGAACGTCGACCTCACCACGCGCGACGGCTTCGGCGAGTACAGCTACGACAACATCGTCGAGGTCATGCAGAACTACCCGGATCTGTCCGGGTTCTGGATCGACAACGACAACGCCTACTGGGAGCGCAACAAGCTCTACGAGCGCATCCGCGCCGAGCGGCCGAACTTCCTGCTCAGCAACAACAACGAAGACACGCCGATCATGGACACGATCAGCAACGAGCAGAAGGTCGGCATGACGCCGGCGTACGACTATCCACAAGCGACCTACACCCCGGCGCCGCGGCTGACCGAGGCCTGCTTCAAGCTGCCGGACAAGGGCTCCTGGTGGTACACGGGGTCGGACTACGACGTCAGCGCGCAGCTCAACCTCGGCCGCTACATCACCAACACCGGCTCGTCGATCAAGTCGCTGATGGCCGAGACCGCGATGATCAACGGCCGGTTCCCGGCCAAGCAGGAGGCGTACAACAACTGGTTCGCCCAGACGATCGCGCCGATCAAGGAGTCGATCGACGGCACCGAGGGCGGCGGCTACCTGTACGGCGGGCTGCAGCCGGGCTTCTGGAACGACGGCGCGCACGGCGTGACCACGGTCAAGAAGGACCGGCCGAGCCAGCAGTACGTCCACGTGCTGACCGCGCCGGCGACCGGGAACACGCTCAAGGTCCGCGACAACGGCTATCTGGTCGGCCGGGTGAGCGATCTGCGCACCGGCAAGCCGCTGCGGTTCAGCCAGCGTGACGGCACGCTCACGGTCGACGGGATCACCTGGGACGCCAACGACACGGTGCTCAAGGTCCAGACGCTCGGTGGCCGGCTGTTCGACTGGCCTCGGCAGCTGGTGACCGCGACTGCCAGCACGGAGACCGCGACCGCGCCCGCCGCCAACCTGGTCGACGGGAACTTCCAGAACTTCTGGGACAACGGCGGCAAGCTGCCCGTTTCGCTGGACTTCAAGCTCCCAGCGAAGCTGCCGGTGTCCTCGGTCGCCGTCAACCAGCGCGAATGGTCGGTCAGCTACGCGCGCTCGGCGACCGAACAGTCCGCCCGCATCAAGGACTACACCGTTTCGGTGTCGGACGACGGTGTCTCTTGGACGGCGATCAAGACGGCCCAGCTGCCGAGCGCGCGCGGTGTCCAGTTCGTCGACTTCCCGCGCACCTGGACGAAGTTCGTCCGCGTCGAAGTGGCCAGCACCTGGGCGGCCGCGACCGCGCCGAAGTACTTCCAACAGCTCAAGATCGACGAAGTCCGCTTGAGCTTCTAAGCGGTCGTGAGTGGTATGGCCGGTTAGAACCGGCCATACCACTCACGACCCCCGGGATCGGGCGCGGAAAAGACCCGGAAATACCAGTTGAACGCCGTATTAGGCGGCCTGGAAATGATCAACCGAGTGTCGCCGGACGAGTCGGCGGAGTGACCTAAACCACACCGGGAGGGTGAGGTCGGTGGCTCAGTTCTCCCAGGACTCGGGGCTGAGCAGCAGGCCCATGTAGTACTCGTCGACGGCGATGCCGCCGTGGTCGATGGAGGCCGCCCGCAGGCCCTCCACCTGGAAGCCGGACGCGAGATAGAGGCCGATGGCCGAATGGTTGTACGTCATGACGGTCAGCTCGAGTCTTCGCAGGCCGAGACCTGCCCCGTATTGGGTGGCCTCGGCGAGCAAAGCCTTTCCGATGCCCTTGCCCTGCACGTCCGACGCGACGCCCATGACCACGTATCCGGTGCGCCTGCTGCGGGCGTACGGCAGTACGGCCACGTCGATATAGCCGACGAGTCCACCATCGTATTCGGCCAAAAGGACGAATGAGTAGTCGACACCGTCCGCGATCGCCTGGAGCCTGGCCCGCACCTCGGCGGGGTCGTCGGCCCGCTCGCCCCTGTCCAGCAACATGAACTCGCTCTCGTCGTCGAGAGCGAGTTGCAGCTTGAGCAGCGTGGCGGCGTCCCGCGGCTGGGCGGGACGGATCGTCAGCGAGGGTGGGCCCATCGAAAGTAGGTTAGCCGCACTGAGTGACATCTGTGGCCCTGGATCGTGTCAACAGTTGCGGACGCCGGTGGAACCGGACGTTCCAGGCGTCCGCGCTCATTTCGCCACGATTGTCCGGCAGGCAAATCGGATTTAGTGCCCACATTCGGTTTTTTACACTGAAGTGGCGAATTCAGGCGGCCAAGATAACGTTTTAATTGTGGGCATTTTTTCGCTTCCTAGGACCAGTGATCGGATTTAGGGTCTCCCGTTGTCCGCGCAGTCGTGGACGGTTCATGAAAGGGAGTCCCCGTGCGAAGAACCCTTACGATGTTGCTCGCGGTCGCGGTGGTGGGAGGGTTCGCCGCCGCGGCTCCGTCAGCCGCTGTTGCCCAAGGCCGGTCCGACATCCCCGAGTCGCACCCGGCATGGGCGACGCCCCAGGCCAAGGTCGCCGACGCCGCGCCCAGCGCGAAGCTGACCTTCCGGGTCTACCTCAACCTGCGTGACCAGGCCGCCGCCGAAGCCGCGGCGCGGTCCGTGTCCGAGCCCGGCAGCGCGTCCTACCGCAAGTACCTCAGCGCCGCGCAGGTCCGTGACCAGTTCGCGGCCTCCGACGCCACCGTCGGCTCGGTCAAGACCTGGCTCTCCGGCGCCGGGTTCGCCGTCGGCTCGGTCCCGTCGAACCGGGCCTACGTCGAGGCGACCGGCACCGCCGACCAGGTGCAGCAGGCGTTCGACATCAAGCTCGGCAAGTACGCGGTCAAGGGCCAGACGCTGCGTGCGGCCGACAAGAACCTGTCGGTGCCCGCCGCGCTCGCCAAGGACGTGCTCGGCGTGATCGGCGTCGACCAGGCGACCAACCTGTTCAAGCCGAACCACACCGACGGCCGTGACAAGCCGCAGGACGTCCCGCCCGGCCCCGGTTTCCGCAACGCCGCGCCGTGCAGCGCCTACTACGGCGAGAAGACCGACACCACCGACCCGGCCTACAACGGCAAGCAGCTCCCGTACGCGCCCTGCGGGTACACCCCGGCGCAGCTGCGGTCGGCCTACGGTCTCGACACGGCCGCGAAGCTCGGCGCGGACGGCCGCGGCACCACGATCGCGATCATCGACGCGTTCGCCTCGCCGACCATCTACGCCGACGCCAGCGAGTACGCCCGCCGCAACGACCCGGCGCATCCGCTGAAGCAGTCCCAGTTCTCGCAGAAGGTCTTCCCGGTCAACCCCGACCTCGAAGGACCGGACGGCTGCGACGCGGCCGGGTGGTACGGCGAGGAGACCCTCGACGTCGAGGCGGCGCACGGGCTCGCGCCCGGCGCGGACATCCTCTACGTCGGCGGCTCCGACTGCCAGGACCTCTCACTCGACATCGCGCTGAACTGGGTGGTCGCCGGCCAGAAGGCCGACATCATCTCGAACTCCTACGGCGACACCGGCGAGGACATCCCCGCCGACGAGGTGAAGGCGTTCAACCAGATCTCGCTGCAGGCCGTGCTCCAGGGCATCGGCGTGTACTTCTCGTCCGGCGACAACGGCGACGAGGTCGCCCGCCTCGGCACCCCGTCGCCCGACTTCTCCGCGTCGGCGCCGTGGATCACCGCGGTCGGCGGCACCAGCCTCGCGGTCGGCAAGGACGGCAAGCGGATCTTCGAGACCGGCTGGGAGACCGGCAAGAGCACGCTGACCAACGGCGCGTACACGCCCGCGTTCCCCGGCGCGTACACCAGCGGTTCGGGTGGTGGCACCAGCCGCCTGTTCGAGCAGCCGTTCTACCAGAAGGGCGTCGTCCCCGACGCGCTGTCCACGCAGAACCAGACCGGCGGCAAGAAGGGCCGGGTCGTCCCGGACATCTCGGCCGTCGGTGACCCGAACACCGGTTTCCTGGTCGGCCAGACGCAGACCTTCCCCGAAGGCGCGCACTACGACCAGTACCGCATCGGCGGCACCAGCCTCGCGTCGCCGGTGTTCGCGGGCGTGATGGCGGTGGCGGACAGCCTGACGCACTTCCACCACGGGTTCATCAACCCGATGATCTACAAGGTGACCTCGCGGACCTCCGCGATCAGCGACACCAAGCACGTCGACGGCGCGGTCGCCCGTGTCGACTACGTCAACGGTGTCGACGCCTCCGACGGCCTCGTGCGTTCCGCGCGGCTGCTCGACTATCCCAACCTGACGATCCACACGACCGGCGGCTACGACAACGTGACCGGGCTCGGCACGCCGAACGGCCTGCTGTTCCTGTTCCTCGTCTGACCTGCCCAGGCCCCGGTAAGGTCGGCTCGTGATCGAGCTGACCTTCCGGGGCCGTCGTGTGGCCGCCGACCGCGCGCTGGTCATGGCGATCGTCAACCGCACCCCGGACTCCTTCTACGACAAGGGCGCCACCTTCTCCGACGAGACCGCGCTCGCGGCGGTCGGCCGCGCGGTCGACGAGGGCGCCGACATCATCGACATCGGGGGCGTGAAGGCGGGTCCCGGCGCCGACGTGGACGTCGACGAGGAACTCCGCCGCGTCGTCCCGTTCGTCGCGGAGATCCGCGCCCGGTTCCCCGGCGTGGTGATCAGCGTCGACACCTGGCGCCACGAGGTCGGCCGGAAGGCCTGCGAGGTCGGCGCCGACCTGATCAACGACACCTGGGCGGGCGCCGACCCGAAGCTCGCCGAGATCGCCGCCGAGTTCGGCGCGGGCTACGTCTGCTCGCACACCGGGCAC encodes:
- a CDS encoding alkaline phosphatase, whose amino-acid sequence is MRQVNRRSVLLGGAAAVSAAGLTATLPSWASARTTAAAPAIHDPFQLGVASGDPLPDSVVLWTRLAPAPLNPDGLGGMPNASYPVDWEMANDAAFSSIAQKGTVTAVQASAHSVHVEPAGLEPGREYFYRFKAAGYISPVGRTRTAPAAGAVVNQLKYAFSSCQHWEEGWYHAYKGMVADNPELVLFLGDYIYEKKSGRKLAALNPRHLAVPDDATTLALYRARHGQHKTDADLQAAHAMAPWLVVFDDHEVMNNWNGTTSPASADRKAAGFQAFYEHMPIRSTAKPSGSTIKLYRQFVWGNLARFHLLDTRQYRNAQVPDPADGNPSCTTMRDPARSILGTAQEAWLLKQFETHPSTWDILGQQVFFATRDGDGSKTTCESPDSWQGYEASRDRIAKGWVDRKVANPIVLTGDVHRHWAADLRRDYFNHSDPIIGSEFVTTSVTSNSDDAKDPSAAWLSNNPHIKYCRGKRGYVRMTATQQQLRGDFVTVSDTTEGAIGKVTIATDRSYVVQAGKTGLQQV
- a CDS encoding TetR/AcrR family transcriptional regulator; its protein translation is MSDRPGLRERKKQRTREAISAAAISMFLDTGFDQVSVAQVADAAEVSKRTLFAYFPTKEDLVLHRFADHETESGQVIRLRAARQSPLTALRDHFVDGLGRRDPITGLNDEPQVLALYKMVLETPALAARMLQFNARSFEAVASALADTTAVTPLVARLAAAQIVGVIWTLATDNATALAGGMTADARSPEASAAAETGFAMLRGGVKLGA
- a CDS encoding glycoside hydrolase family 28 protein, with protein sequence MKPTRSRFALVTLAVMGLVAMGMEVASAAPGAVYKVTDYGAKAGDSTNDAPAADKAIAAANKAGGGIVEFPVGTYVMAGTVHLKSDVVINVPAGTTITGSASGYDAPESNPYDKYQDYGHSHFHNAMFYGDNLKNIGFTGGGTIDGGGHLITGNPKSGQADKILSITRCDGLTLSGITLKRGGHFAALINGCTNVVSDKLTIATSGDRDGWNIISTTNVKITNAKIAANDDALVFKSDYALGKKLPNGNVTVNNADLSAVCCNALMFGSETCGDFTGYNFTDITLKGAHKSGIGIVSMDGSKISDVHYKNITIAGSYSPITMKVGTRKRCGNNPGIGSISNITFDNITSTHTGTNFSPTIWGNSASNRVSDVTFTNVNLTVPGGNGTMSTGVPSNTPTDYNPKSIGTRPAFGWYLHYASDIKFIDSSVKFAKNDGRPAVIVNNSSNVSFDHFTAQRGSNSPSDLDFQSASGYCVKDSANTTGGALRIKTADSSTNC
- a CDS encoding glycoside hydrolase family 105 protein — encoded protein: MSEDQPRLSRRSMLTTAMGAFGALALPGTAAWADEVLSPIGTDAAPSDWSRAVIDSTMKRYTPANLGGWGYTRGLYLYGQYLFHKRTGEKKYLDYIVAWYDRFIKEDGISNSFTNLDAMRSCQMLPLLYTETGKQKYKTAADQLRKKFPGYKRTSDGGMWHATSKVGQLWADGVYMAQPFLALYGKTFNDATYCYEESAKNVIVYFTHLKEPAKGLLYHAYDEDGSESWASGAGHHSKYHWARAIGWTAMTAIDLLEILPAGHPRRAGLLEVVKFLADGFKKYQDPATGRWYQIVDRGSDSKNWLETSASSMYTFMISRGVERGYLDASYKAVSDKGYAGVLQKVKVGSDGLTNITDICEGTNVGDTAYYYGRARNTNDFHGLGAFLIMNEQYMKPA